CTCACCATCTGCGGTGCGACCGCGAGCAGCAGCGACGTGTCGGAGAGCCCCGCGTGCGTGCCGATTTCGCCGTCGGACACGCCGTGTTCGCGGAGGATCTGCGCATAACCGTCGGAGCTGGTGCCGTAATATTCGGGCGGCACGAACGCGTGTGCGCCGGAACCGGCCCATGCTTTGTTGAGTTGAGCTACGACCCGCCGAACATCGTTCTGGTAGCCGCCGTGATCGCCGAGAAAGACGATGTTCTTGAAACCGTGAATCTTGAAGCTGTTGGCGGCAGACTCCAGGGTCGCTTCAAATACGACGTCGGGCACAGTGATCGTGCCCGGGAAACGCATGTGCGAGGTTGGCGGAGCGTAACTGCCCTCAGGCACATAGGCGACGACCGGCGCGACGATTGCGTTGCCAAGGCCTTCCGCGATGCGTTCGGACAAAGTCTTGACCCGCACGTTGTGCTTGCCGAGTGCGACATATGGTCCGCTTTGCTCGGTCCCGCCTATCGGGATGATGATGGTCGTTTTGCCCGCGTGAATGTTGTCGCGTAGTTCAGTCCAGGTCATGTCCTCCAACTGCACCGTTCCAGGCACCTGCGCCACTGCGGCGTGCGTGAGAGCGAAAACAATCGC
The DNA window shown above is from Paraburkholderia sp. PGU19 and carries:
- a CDS encoding creatininase family protein: MKLLSRAAVAAIVFALTHAAVAQVPGTVQLEDMTWTELRDNIHAGKTTIIIPIGGTEQSGPYVALGKHNVRVKTLSERIAEGLGNAIVAPVVAYVPEGSYAPPTSHMRFPGTITVPDVVFEATLESAANSFKIHGFKNIVFLGDHGGYQNDVRRVVAQLNKAWAGSGAHAFVPPEYYGTSSDGYAQILREHGVSDGEIGTHAGLSDTSLLLAVAPQMVRLDKLKSAPKPGAAEGVYGGDPRHSTVELGKLGTDAIVSRTIEAIRKESAGR